From the bacterium genome, the window ATTTGGAGTTAACACACTGTATATTTTATATGTTAACTCTATTGTGCCAAAAATGCAAGCAAATTATTACTCACTTATTATTTCAAAGGTTTCAAATTATCGATACAGACAGTCTCTGAACGTGCGTTATGGCAATAAACAACAATAAGAACGAACACACCATTGCTCGACTCATTTAATGCGGTTTTGACTGATATTATGGCTTTTCTCCGTGTCTCCGTTGCGAAATTGTTTAAGAAATATTCAGGTTAAAGTCATTCATGGCTGCCATTTCAATGCAAGTACATACCCGTCCATGGTTCCTACAATCACCATGGTATCACTGACCGCCATGGCACCGGGGCCGTAATAAGACCCCTGCGGTCCTATGGTTGTCCGGTATGTCCACTTCACTTGTCCCGTTGACGCAACGATACCGCAGATGCTTCCGCCGTCACGGACAAGCAATTCTTTCCCGGTTGCGCATGCGGCGTTCATGAACAGACCATCCGGCTGATCCCACATAAGGGAACCGTCCTCAACGGACAGACACTGCACACCCCTGCGGTCATTCTGCGAAAAAGGTGTGAACAGCCGCGTCTTTTCCGGATTCAGCGCCAACCGGTAGGTTCCGGCTGACAGTTGCCGTGACCATACTCTTTTACCGTCCGCCGCGGAAAATGCCACGAGGTTCAGTTCTTCTTTTCCCGCGGGTATTTTGCTGACGATAACTTTGTCCCCGGCTATGACCGGAGGCCAGAAGGGGGCGGTGGTATAATTGTCTTCCATCGCGGACATCCGGCTGATCCAGACCTCTGTGCCGGTTTTCGAATCCAGAGCCCGGAAATAGCCGTCCATTGCTCCGAAAAACACCATACTGCCGTTCGTGGCGGGTTCCATTATAATAGGCAAATCCGCTGAATAGTCCCACAGTTTCATACCATTCCGGGCATCGAGACAAAAGAGCTTTCGCTCCCCAGCCGGTACATACAGCCTGCCATCTCCGGCAGTGATGCCCGCAACGATCGAGGCTTCGAGCGGCGTTTGCCAGAGAAGCTTTCCGGACTTTACATCACAGGCATATACCGTACGCCCTTCTCCATAATAAAGCATACCGCTGTCGGCTGCCATCCCTCCTAAAATCTGCCCCTTCACGCCTTTCCGATGCCATACCTCCTTGCCGTCCCTGAGCCGTAAGGCGTATACACCTCCTTCGACAGAAGGAATAAACGCCAGATCCCCTTGAATGACAGGAGTCCCCATGACAGCCGAGCCAAGATTCTTCTCCCATACCTGACTGACACCCTCGCCGGGTTTTTCGATAACGGTATGCGCCAGAACGACAGCCCCGTCATCGCCCTTGAACCGTACAGCCAGAAAGTGACGTCCCGGAGGGGCAGGAAGAGAGATTCCCAGT encodes:
- a CDS encoding PQQ-binding-like beta-propeller repeat protein, producing the protein MASISRRLCIVTIILCVFAVWSGWLFAAETQDFSFVVFSDVHIPSHGFPIGQPLDEESLMKIYNPQRIKQFVDEYLTLSPEPAFVINCGDTGDVGWTALLQLYVKLMQPIVSSGIPVYTVVGNHELDYTGITSEDLAEIFDPLGPSQIGRHGTRYSFDYGGCHFVFLNNRPISGLIRLNPDELEWLRSDLKSIRKNIPVLLFLHANMLEDDTCKIVEILQPYEYPVIFQGHRHTAGIGQWGGVPVVLTGSLYGGKPEAGSYRIVTVKSGRITVRNRDFAQPAGTLDPEEVIEVPAPGPRLSIKVPKKSIRGDAAVVQAEIKPVVSGVVECCFPGFGDWAPMTGGKGKWKLGISLPAPPGRHFLAVRFKGDDGAVVLAHTVIEKPGEGVSQVWEKNLGSAVMGTPVIQGDLAFIPSVEGGVYALRLRDGKEVWHRKGVKGQILGGMAADSGMLYYGEGRTVYACDVKSGKLLWQTPLEASIVAGITAGDGRLYVPAGERKLFCLDARNGMKLWDYSADLPIIMEPATNGSMVFFGAMDGYFRALDSKTGTEVWISRMSAMEDNYTTAPFWPPVIAGDKVIVSKIPAGKEELNLVAFSAADGKRVWSRQLSAGTYRLALNPEKTRLFTPFSQNDRRGVQCLSVEDGSLMWDQPDGLFMNAACATGKELLVRDGGSICGIVASTGQVKWTYRTTIGPQGSYYGPGAMAVSDTMVIVGTMDGYVLALKWQP